In a genomic window of Bacillota bacterium:
- a CDS encoding aspartate/glutamate racemase family protein: MRILVVNPNTSPSMTATIEAVGRRLSHPGFEVVTRRADFGPVGIDTQVDDVVAAFATLEVIARERTAFDAFVIACYDDPALEACREIASGPVLGIGETSMLVACALSGKFSVVCCSPEEIPTTEAVVARYGLASRCASVRSAGMSVTDDLTGAVAIEKMEAAARRAIVEDGARAVCLGCAGLAAVRSPLEKRLSVPVVDGVEAAIRMAGLLAAMRTPASARPVPGSATGKGFTPLEGARLPGIQSIYG; encoded by the coding sequence ATGAGAATCCTTGTGGTCAATCCAAACACCAGCCCGTCCATGACGGCGACAATTGAAGCAGTGGGCAGGCGGCTGTCCCATCCCGGTTTCGAAGTGGTTACGAGACGTGCCGATTTCGGTCCCGTCGGAATAGACACGCAGGTGGATGACGTAGTCGCGGCGTTCGCCACGTTGGAGGTCATTGCGCGGGAGAGGACGGCCTTCGACGCTTTCGTGATCGCCTGCTATGACGACCCGGCCCTTGAGGCGTGCAGGGAGATCGCGAGTGGGCCGGTGCTTGGAATCGGGGAGACGAGCATGCTCGTGGCGTGTGCACTATCAGGGAAGTTCTCCGTGGTATGCTGTTCCCCCGAAGAGATCCCAACTACCGAAGCTGTCGTCGCGAGGTACGGCCTCGCCTCGAGGTGTGCCTCAGTGCGAAGCGCGGGGATGAGCGTCACCGACGACCTCACAGGTGCGGTCGCCATCGAAAAGATGGAGGCTGCCGCCAGGAGGGCAATCGTGGAGGATGGAGCGAGGGCGGTCTGCCTGGGGTGTGCCGGACTCGCGGCTGTACGAAGTCCCTTGGAGAAGCGCCTGAGTGTTCCGGTGGTTGACGGAGTGGAAGCCGCCATAAGGATGGCCGGCCTGCTCGCTGCAATGCGAACCCCGGCATCGGCCCGACCGGTTCCCGGGTCGGCAACCGGGAAAGGATTCACCCCGCTTGAGGGAGCGCGCCTGCCCGGGATCCAGAGCATCTACGGGTGA
- a CDS encoding dihydropyrimidinase (catalyzes the hydrolytic cleavage of hydantoin with aromatic side chains at the 5'position), with protein LVVVDPERSAVVDCRNLPGNADYSVYEGMELRGWPVMTISRGEIVMRDGKVLGRPGRGKFVERRLHAS; from the coding sequence TTAGTGGTTGTGGATCCGGAGAGGTCGGCGGTCGTGGATTGCAGGAACCTGCCGGGGAACGCGGATTACAGCGTGTACGAGGGGATGGAACTCCGGGGATGGCCGGTAATGACGATATCCCGGGGCGAGATAGTGATGCGGGATGGTAAGGTCCTCGGGCGACCGGGAAGAGGGAAGTTCGTAGAGCGTCGGCTGCATGCCTCATGA
- a CDS encoding amidohydrolase family protein translates to ETKRGETLVRGVERRLEQMACSIVDYGLHATIVEVNDGILAELETMAAMGIPSFKMYMTYKDEGIMVSDQDMLSVFSRCSGLPLLPGVHAESDIIIESNMRKVTTRRWSDICRVRSETAEEDAALRAAHLAWNEGSALYVFHVSSARVARKLAELRTDGAKIYIETCPHYLVFDQGVLDHEDGHLYLMTPPLRSAQNREYLWRAVSAGVVDTTGSDDCTWYRWEKEKFLDRSKDSGMLVQRFDRVAFGVGGVEFRLPLLWTEGVERRGLPVAHLVELLSTRAAQVFGLFPRKGAIL, encoded by the coding sequence CGGAGACGAAGAGGGGCGAGACCCTGGTCCGAGGGGTGGAACGAAGACTTGAGCAGATGGCCTGCTCGATAGTGGACTATGGTTTGCACGCCACCATCGTTGAGGTAAACGATGGGATACTCGCGGAGCTTGAAACAATGGCGGCCATGGGGATTCCGAGTTTCAAGATGTACATGACGTACAAAGACGAGGGGATCATGGTCTCGGACCAGGACATGCTATCCGTGTTCTCGAGATGTTCGGGCCTCCCGTTGCTCCCCGGCGTACACGCGGAGAGCGATATCATCATCGAGTCGAACATGAGGAAGGTGACGACTCGGCGGTGGTCCGACATCTGCCGAGTGCGGTCGGAAACTGCAGAAGAGGATGCCGCCCTGCGGGCCGCACACTTGGCATGGAACGAGGGGAGTGCGCTTTACGTATTTCACGTGAGCTCCGCACGGGTGGCTCGGAAACTGGCGGAACTTAGGACGGACGGTGCGAAGATCTATATCGAAACCTGCCCGCATTACCTCGTATTCGACCAGGGAGTTCTGGACCATGAAGACGGCCACCTGTACTTGATGACTCCTCCCCTGAGGTCTGCGCAAAACCGGGAATACTTATGGCGCGCCGTGTCGGCCGGGGTGGTGGACACCACGGGTTCCGACGATTGTACCTGGTACCGGTGGGAGAAGGAGAAGTTCCTCGATCGCAGCAAGGATTCGGGCATGCTGGTGCAAAGGTTCGACCGCGTGGCATTCGGAGTCGGCGGAGTCGAGTTTCGCCTGCCGCTGCTGTGGACCGAGGGAGTGGAGAGAAGAGGGCTTCCTGTGGCTCACCTGGTGGAGCTCTTGAGTACCCGAGCGGCTCAAGTGTTCGGCCTGTTCCCTAGGAAAGGTGCCATTCTT
- a CDS encoding amidohydrolase family protein: protein MRFSLILKGGRVVTPGGHVEADVAIRGERIEALLASCAKGEADEIIDVRGKWVLPGLIDPHVHFITPFQGCTGARDFYTGSVAAACGGVTTFLDFTE from the coding sequence GTGCGGTTCTCTCTAATACTCAAAGGCGGCAGGGTCGTTACACCGGGCGGCCACGTGGAGGCCGACGTGGCCATCCGCGGAGAGCGAATCGAAGCCCTCCTGGCAAGCTGCGCCAAGGGCGAAGCCGACGAGATCATTGACGTGCGCGGAAAATGGGTTCTACCCGGTCTCATAGACCCACACGTGCACTTCATTACTCCGTTCCAAGGGTGTACCGGGGCGAGGGACTTTTACACCGGGAGCGTGGCCGCCGCCTGTGGCGGCGTCACCACCTTCTTGGACTTCACGGAGA
- a CDS encoding energy-coupling factor transporter transmembrane protein EcfT: MLYRYSGADSWLHRLDPRSKMVFVLATLIPLWMLPLPWPGVFILGYIVIIWVFGRIAPWEYWGFVALMVPLVVAMILIQSLSMGGPYTTISPAGLMTVKVSLRGFQVGSTVGLRLMAMGVGFLGFSLTTDPFHWGLSLYRWGLPYRAAFMFGFAMRFFPLIQEELHIIRNALKARAWASFGSRNPIKILGGAATLVVPLGLGALRRSQGIALSMDLRGFSIPEMCGTKRNIYREVGFKRWDYVVLATAVAVLGLTFYWRVVS, from the coding sequence ATGCTCTACAGGTATTCCGGGGCCGATTCGTGGCTCCACAGGCTTGACCCGCGCAGCAAGATGGTGTTCGTGCTTGCCACGCTCATTCCTTTATGGATGTTACCCCTCCCATGGCCGGGGGTTTTCATCCTGGGCTACATCGTCATCATTTGGGTGTTCGGGAGGATCGCCCCTTGGGAGTACTGGGGGTTTGTCGCCCTGATGGTCCCGCTCGTGGTCGCGATGATTCTCATTCAGAGTCTGAGCATGGGCGGTCCCTACACCACGATATCCCCTGCGGGCCTGATGACCGTCAAGGTGTCCCTGCGCGGCTTCCAGGTAGGGAGTACCGTCGGATTAAGACTCATGGCCATGGGAGTTGGTTTCCTTGGCTTCTCGCTCACTACCGATCCGTTTCACTGGGGCCTCTCCCTGTACAGATGGGGCCTGCCCTATCGAGCCGCTTTCATGTTCGGATTCGCCATGCGGTTCTTTCCCCTCATACAAGAAGAGCTCCACATCATCAGGAATGCCTTGAAGGCACGGGCGTGGGCCTCGTTCGGGTCCAGGAACCCCATCAAGATTCTCGGCGGGGCGGCGACGCTGGTAGTCCCCTTGGGATTGGGCGCCCTGAGAAGGAGCCAGGGTATCGCGCTTTCGATGGACCTCAGGGGTTTCAGCATTCCCGAGATGTGCGGCACAAAGAGGAACATCTACCGCGAGGTGGGCTTCAAACGGTGGGATTACGTCGTATTGGCGACGGCAGTGGCCGTGCTTGGGTTGACATTCTACTGGCGCGTCGTTTCGTGA
- a CDS encoding ATP-binding cassette domain-containing protein — protein sequence MGYVFQNPDHQLFRDSVRDEIAFGLRNLGVSPDEIETKVGRAIGELSLAGKEDTHPYRLAKGDRQRLATAAIWVLGAKVLIVDEPTTGQDPVRSREIMDLLVRSARREGTALGIITHDMDLVAEYADRVIALCSGEVLVEGTPRGVFSQPELLAQTYVEPPLITQLGLRLGVCPPPLSVEELKQRLIGGVA from the coding sequence GTGGGCTACGTGTTCCAAAACCCGGACCATCAGCTGTTCAGGGATTCGGTCCGCGACGAGATCGCCTTCGGATTGAGGAACCTCGGCGTCTCGCCCGACGAGATCGAGACCAAGGTGGGCAGGGCCATCGGAGAGCTCAGCCTGGCCGGAAAGGAAGACACCCACCCCTACCGTCTTGCCAAGGGCGACCGGCAGCGGCTGGCGACGGCCGCCATCTGGGTGCTAGGGGCCAAAGTGTTGATCGTTGACGAACCTACTACGGGCCAGGACCCCGTCAGGTCGCGCGAGATCATGGACTTGCTGGTGCGCAGCGCGAGGCGAGAGGGCACGGCCCTCGGCATCATAACGCATGACATGGACCTCGTGGCCGAATACGCCGACCGAGTGATCGCGCTGTGTTCGGGGGAAGTGCTCGTAGAGGGCACCCCGAGGGGGGTGTTCTCGCAGCCCGAATTGCTGGCGCAGACATACGTAGAGCCCCCGCTCATAACGCAGCTCGGCCTGAGGCTTGGAGTGTGTCCCCCACCCCTGTCGGTGGAGGAGCTCAAACAACGCCTGATAGGGGGCGTCGCCTGA
- a CDS encoding ABC transporter ATP-binding protein, whose amino-acid sequence MPHARDTVFQLQDVSFRYPATEKPCLRDVNLEVRSGECLGIIGPTGCGKTTLLYLLSGVIPHWMRGELDGSVRILGEDTRRQNLTRLTQSIGLVMQDPEAQLFNLLVRDELVFGLENRGFERGEMDRRKDEALARFRIPHLEDRICFDLSGGEKQKVALASIYAIKPRVFLFDNPTSALDPLGTKMVFDAIEELRKTGDYTIVIVEDKIDLLFQHASRMVLMSDGRIVLDGSPRELAARPELLRRHGVMGSKVVELGAALLEAGVPIRQAITLEEATREYRELVRAGTPGKAAPHSDQGAQDNRETAGEVVLDASGLEFTYPFPRRVKAVRNVSMSMRSGEVVALIGQNGSGKTTLARCLSGFLVPQTAWTWRRSRRRGRHFTWATCSKTRTISCSGIRSATRSPSD is encoded by the coding sequence ATGCCTCACGCAAGGGACACCGTATTCCAGCTGCAGGACGTTTCTTTCAGGTACCCGGCAACAGAGAAACCGTGCTTGCGAGATGTCAACCTCGAGGTGCGGAGCGGTGAATGCCTGGGAATAATTGGACCTACGGGTTGCGGGAAGACCACCCTCCTGTACCTGCTCTCAGGCGTAATCCCTCACTGGATGAGGGGAGAGCTCGACGGCTCGGTGAGGATACTCGGAGAGGACACGCGGAGACAAAACTTGACCCGCCTGACCCAGTCCATCGGTCTCGTCATGCAAGATCCGGAGGCGCAGCTGTTCAACCTTCTGGTCAGAGACGAACTGGTTTTCGGCTTAGAGAACAGGGGTTTTGAACGAGGTGAGATGGACAGGAGAAAAGACGAAGCCCTCGCGCGGTTCCGCATTCCCCACCTTGAGGATCGGATTTGTTTCGATCTGTCGGGCGGGGAGAAGCAGAAGGTCGCCCTCGCCAGCATCTACGCGATAAAGCCGAGGGTGTTCCTGTTCGACAACCCGACGTCCGCCCTGGACCCGCTGGGTACCAAGATGGTATTCGACGCCATTGAAGAGCTTCGCAAGACCGGCGACTATACCATTGTGATTGTCGAGGACAAGATCGATCTTCTCTTCCAGCACGCCTCCCGGATGGTCCTCATGAGCGACGGCCGGATCGTCCTTGACGGTTCTCCGAGGGAACTCGCGGCTAGGCCCGAATTGCTGCGCCGTCACGGGGTCATGGGGTCGAAGGTCGTGGAGCTCGGCGCGGCACTCCTTGAAGCCGGCGTTCCGATAAGACAAGCCATCACTCTAGAGGAGGCGACAAGAGAATACCGCGAGCTTGTCAGGGCAGGCACTCCCGGGAAGGCCGCACCGCATTCCGATCAGGGTGCGCAGGACAACCGGGAGACCGCCGGCGAGGTCGTTCTAGACGCGAGCGGCCTGGAGTTCACCTATCCCTTCCCGCGGCGCGTGAAAGCCGTAAGGAACGTCTCCATGAGTATGCGCAGCGGCGAAGTGGTGGCACTCATCGGGCAGAACGGCAGCGGCAAGACGACCCTTGCTCGTTGCCTGAGCGGTTTCCTGGTCCCTCAGACGGCTTGGACCTGGCGAAGATCCCGCCGGCGAGGCAGGCACTTTACGTGGGCTACGTGTTCCAAAACCCGGACCATCAGCTGTTCAGGGATTCGGTCCGCGACGAGATCGCCTTCGGATTGA